The Caldisericota bacterium genome includes a region encoding these proteins:
- a CDS encoding metallophosphoesterase — protein MKRFAKYLITFLVIILLYTFCIEPNIVFINKKAIESEKIPVSFDKMKIVQISDLHIKRFGLREREVLFLLKIIKPDLLIISGDFYEKEENLKFVNEFLDRLDYETYATLGNWDYWAGDTEPLIRSLKNHQIDILMNENRVLSMGNDSINIVGVSDPYTGHDNIDKAILELDTDNFTLLVAHAPDITLRLEQENFDLIICGHTHRGQVNIPFIKPFWIPSKTDFVKGMYETKWGKLYISRGIVTSGIPARFLCHPEITVFTLRSKK, from the coding sequence ATGAAAAGATTCGCAAAATACCTTATCACATTTCTTGTTATAATTTTGCTTTATACCTTTTGTATTGAGCCAAATATTGTTTTTATAAACAAAAAAGCAATTGAATCCGAAAAAATACCAGTCTCTTTTGATAAAATGAAAATTGTCCAGATCTCTGACCTTCATATAAAAAGATTTGGTTTAAGAGAAAGAGAAGTTCTATTTTTGCTAAAAATAATCAAACCGGATTTATTAATTATAAGTGGAGATTTTTATGAAAAAGAAGAGAATTTAAAATTCGTGAATGAATTCCTTGACAGGCTCGACTATGAAACATATGCAACTCTTGGAAACTGGGATTACTGGGCTGGTGATACAGAGCCACTAATTCGCTCTCTTAAAAATCACCAAATAGATATTTTAATGAATGAAAACAGAGTATTATCCATGGGAAACGATTCTATAAATATTGTTGGAGTCAGTGATCCTTACACAGGACATGATAATATTGATAAAGCAATACTTGAATTAGACACAGATAATTTCACACTCCTTGTAGCACATGCACCAGACATAACCCTTCGTTTAGAGCAAGAAAATTTTGATTTAATAATCTGTGGCCATACTCATAGGGGACAGGTAAACATTCCATTTATAAAACCTTTCTGGATACCAAGCAAAACAGATTTTGTAAAAGGTATGTATGAAACAAAATGGGGGAAACTCTATATAAGCAGGGGAATTGTAACCTCCGGGATTCCTGCCCGCTTCCTGTGTCATCCGGAGATAACCGTATTCACTTTAAGAAGTAAAAAATAG